Proteins encoded by one window of Candidatus Obscuribacter sp.:
- a CDS encoding ATP-binding protein has product MQESTQSMAVGINPIVGFDFENHGTDEEQFRALAELSFISRGENVLILGGIGSGKTTLANILLKQATDSGLTAMYVDSPGCYYPRLPVRYLECDLLLMDEAHIWADVAPRAMLALLLKRHELGRSNVLLCVSSNWQRLMSQQAVGTPRTDANREDWLMAGLVEYCACSAALSWAIARQWSPSVLLHLLGFGNRIAEHEFNQLEPYLSRVNRLPFWHIIETGEKSWRHIR; this is encoded by the coding sequence ATGCAAGAATCAACTCAATCAATGGCAGTTGGTATCAATCCCATAGTGGGATTTGATTTTGAAAACCATGGTACAGACGAGGAACAGTTCAGAGCCCTGGCTGAACTATCGTTTATTAGCAGAGGCGAAAATGTTCTGATATTGGGTGGCATCGGCAGTGGCAAAACCACACTGGCTAATATATTGCTCAAGCAAGCCACAGATAGTGGTTTAACAGCAATGTACGTAGACAGTCCGGGCTGTTACTATCCGCGCTTACCTGTTCGCTATCTGGAGTGCGATTTGCTCTTGATGGACGAGGCTCACATCTGGGCAGATGTGGCACCACGAGCCATGCTAGCTCTTTTGCTCAAGCGGCATGAGCTGGGCAGGTCCAATGTTTTACTTTGCGTTAGCTCGAACTGGCAACGACTAATGTCTCAGCAAGCGGTCGGCACTCCTCGTACTGATGCCAACAGAGAGGATTGGCTCATGGCTGGACTGGTGGAGTATTGCGCATGCAGTGCTGCTTTATCGTGGGCTATTGCAAGACAATGGTCGCCCAGTGTATTGCTGCATCTGCTTGGCTTTGGCAATCGCATTGCTGAGCACGAGTTTAACCAGCTGGAGCCATATTTGTCACGCGTTAACAGGCTGCCTTTCTGGCACATCATAGAAACCGGTGAAAAAAGTTGGAGACATATACGATGA
- a CDS encoding amino acid transporter, whose amino-acid sequence MTKTKQVQKWFMAGASESEHHVEHTAPWWRVVCLTGVDYFSTLCYQPTIAFAAAGALAPMATILLALVTLFAALPVYFKVADESPHGQGSISMLESRLPGWSAKLSVLMLLGFAACAYLITITLSASDGAAHFVENHEMHSAISQQGYLIASLVAALLYLIVDKSRNFVVLAFFGLAAYGVLDHFAQSRLGVALVMISLLGGLFLKGLREVLGVAVVLVVSFLSLSAIVVAVSLYQVYLHPELLSGWWSRLLGDYHHSWWSMLYACLIVFPLLALGLSGFETGVQVMPLVQGDAHDNRAHPLGRIRNAKKLLAAAAIIMSVFLILSSIATTLLIPAQDMLPGGNADGRAMSVLAHKMLGHGFGTVFDTVTIAILWFAGASAMTGLINLVTHYLPRYGMVPSWARASRPVIVVFTIVAIAVTVMFKADVMAQGGAYATGVLVLITSASLAAAWASWGKNKWHCLAYAMTAFVFLYTTGVNMIGHPDGPKIAGFFILLVLVTSLISRIMRVLELRVKSIKFDETAHQFLLAARESNLKGVVHFVAHKFGGTAYTVRGNQIKEMHCVGESDQLIFLEVTIEDASEFVDDLLEVEGVVHRGNHGEHLILRCKSASVANAIAAILLKVRDEYDTRTVAHIGWSEDSPLLSAFTFLFFGDGETGLLVRKIIEAAETNHKHRPMVLMG is encoded by the coding sequence ATGACTAAAACTAAACAGGTCCAGAAATGGTTTATGGCGGGTGCTAGTGAAAGCGAACATCACGTTGAACATACTGCACCCTGGTGGCGTGTTGTTTGTCTCACTGGTGTGGACTACTTCTCTACACTTTGCTATCAACCAACGATTGCCTTTGCTGCCGCTGGCGCACTGGCACCGATGGCAACTATACTTTTAGCCCTTGTTACTCTATTTGCGGCATTGCCTGTTTACTTCAAGGTCGCCGACGAAAGCCCGCACGGGCAGGGTAGTATCAGCATGTTGGAGAGTCGCCTGCCTGGATGGTCGGCTAAACTCAGCGTCTTGATGTTACTGGGTTTTGCTGCCTGTGCTTATCTGATCACCATAACCCTGTCGGCGTCTGACGGGGCGGCTCACTTTGTCGAAAACCATGAGATGCATAGCGCCATTTCACAGCAAGGCTATTTAATTGCCTCTCTTGTGGCAGCGCTGCTTTATCTCATTGTTGATAAGTCACGCAATTTTGTGGTGCTGGCATTTTTTGGGCTTGCTGCCTACGGAGTGCTTGATCACTTTGCGCAGAGTCGCCTTGGTGTTGCTCTGGTGATGATATCGCTATTGGGCGGGCTGTTCCTCAAAGGTCTGCGCGAGGTGCTTGGCGTAGCTGTGGTGCTTGTAGTTTCCTTCCTCTCGCTCAGCGCCATAGTTGTGGCTGTCAGTCTCTACCAGGTCTACTTGCATCCGGAGCTTTTGAGCGGCTGGTGGTCACGATTGCTCGGCGACTATCACCATTCCTGGTGGTCCATGCTATATGCCTGCTTGATCGTTTTTCCGCTGTTAGCACTTGGTTTATCTGGGTTTGAAACAGGTGTGCAGGTAATGCCTTTGGTACAGGGAGATGCACACGATAATCGTGCTCATCCTCTGGGACGGATTCGTAATGCCAAAAAGCTGCTTGCTGCAGCTGCCATCATCATGAGTGTCTTTTTGATACTTAGCAGCATCGCCACTACACTGCTTATTCCGGCTCAAGATATGTTGCCTGGCGGTAATGCCGACGGTCGAGCAATGAGTGTGCTTGCCCATAAAATGCTGGGGCATGGCTTTGGCACTGTTTTTGACACCGTAACAATTGCTATTCTCTGGTTTGCCGGTGCGTCAGCAATGACTGGTTTGATCAATCTGGTCACGCACTATCTGCCCAGATATGGCATGGTGCCTTCATGGGCAAGAGCTTCAAGACCAGTGATTGTGGTTTTTACCATAGTTGCTATTGCTGTAACAGTGATGTTCAAAGCTGATGTAATGGCACAAGGTGGTGCATATGCCACTGGAGTTCTAGTACTGATTACTTCTGCTTCACTGGCTGCTGCTTGGGCTTCTTGGGGTAAAAATAAATGGCACTGTCTGGCTTATGCCATGACCGCCTTTGTTTTCCTTTACACCACAGGCGTCAACATGATTGGTCATCCAGATGGTCCAAAGATTGCGGGGTTTTTTATCTTGCTTGTGTTGGTCACATCTCTCATCTCGCGCATCATGCGAGTGTTGGAGTTACGGGTCAAATCAATTAAGTTTGACGAGACTGCTCATCAGTTTTTGCTGGCAGCTAGAGAGTCAAATCTTAAAGGTGTAGTGCACTTTGTCGCTCACAAGTTTGGTGGCACGGCTTACACTGTGCGTGGTAACCAGATCAAAGAAATGCACTGTGTCGGCGAAAGCGACCAGTTGATTTTTCTTGAGGTCACTATTGAAGACGCCAGCGAGTTTGTAGACGACCTCTTGGAAGTAGAAGGCGTGGTGCACAGAGGCAACCACGGTGAACATCTCATTTTGCGTTGTAAGAGTGCATCGGTGGCTAATGCCATTGCTGCCATTTTGCTAAAAGTGCGGGACGAATATGACACACGCACTGTCGCTCACATTGGCTGGTCTGAAGATAGTCCGCTTTTATCTGCTTTCACATTCCTGTTCTTTGGGGACGGTGAGACTGGATTGCTTGTGCGCAAGATTATCGAAGCCGCTGAAACTAATCACAAGCACCGTCCAATGGTGCTTATGGGTTAA